Genomic segment of Salvia splendens isolate huo1 chromosome 12, SspV2, whole genome shotgun sequence:
TGACCATAAAAATTGGGCAGCAGTAGAAACCTCCAATTTCCCCTTCCCCCCTAAATTAAAGGGCTGTTATCCCTATCCGTATATGACACACGCAAAATATATTTGAATGGATGTAACTTGTGACAGTCATCAGCAAATCAGTTTTGTAACAGCAAACCCATAAGGGCATGCACGGTGACCTTCATTGAGCACCATTTATAAATCAGACTAAACTCATGCTCATCTGCAGCCTTTCCCTATTCAATTTTACCTCCTATTTTCGATATTAGGATATTAAATTTTATGAGCGACCTATATACCTGCCTTGTATATGCCTCGCATACCAGACTTCTAAATCACTCTGATTCTTTATGTTGCATTGTTACTACATTTTGTGTTTCGCTTTATAAATGTACGCATTGATAACGCGAACACAGAAAATAAGGTTAAAAGTGAAATAGAAACTTGGATTCATGTATGAGTAAATTACCTGGTAGGCTGGTAAAGAGATGCAACCACAAGCGCAAGACTTTGAATTTTTCCCTTCTGGAAACGGGCACCCAAACCTAACATTCTTTGAAGTTATAAAAATGAGAACACAAACAAAATTAAACTGAGACATTATTTATCTTACGATTGCATTCCTTAATTTGAAAATTGAGGGAATGTAATGTAAATGTAATAGATCAATGCTAGGTGGGCACAAATGGCTATGGGAAAAACTGTTCAAACAGATTCAACATCTTTTGCTATCTGTATTTGTAATGGAACTCCAGCTTCAATTTGACAGCGCTCAAAGCCTGGATGATATGAATCTGCTTTTTTTTCTGAAATGCCAGGTAGAATAACTCCTTTTCATTTGTTTGGCTGACCAATATCGTAGGGAAGCGAGTGCAAGTAAAGGGTGGGTGCTTTACGTGAATTTCTTGACACTCACTTTAAGATCTTAGAGAGCTTTCTTCACTTGGAAGAAGTCAGGGCATGTCTTGTGagcagcatcaacatcatcagaGGACGCAACAGCAACCGAGACACCTTTGTCCTTAACTGCCTCGATAACATCAGCAAACTCTTTGAAGTCATTCAACCTAAGAGATGGGAAAAAATGGTTAGCAAAACATGCCTGCCACCTTTAGCTCGTTTTCTCTACTGAATACTGAGGAATACAGTGACATAGatgattacaaatttacaaataGGAGCTTCAAGCCAAGTATCAGCTCATAACGTGATTGAGATGGTGAAAGGGAGTGTTCATGGTAAGAAGACAATTGACTTGTGAAACTGGTAGCTAGAAAAATTAGGTTCTTACTCAGTCATATAAAGTTATGGCTACATCATGTTTACTGCTTTTAAATGGATAGATATGTATCCAATCCTTTCAAATTGCAGTTTTCTAGGGAGATATCAAAAACAAAACAGTCCCATGATCACAAAAGGTTGTTTGCAGTGAATATTAAATGAGCAAGTTGACTAGTGAAAGGTAGAAGCTTCTTGTTAGCAGTTTTGGGATTTGAGACCCTTCATGATTCCATGGTTCATATACTTTGGACATCACAGCCAGTTTTACAGAAATTAAAAGGTTCACGAGGGTCATTTCCAATGGAAATGTGGACAAAGAAATTCAGAGATATTGTACATATTAACCTGATATATAGCCAGAGAAATAGAAGTACCTCGTTGACAAAATTTCTTCTCTTCTAATCTGCCTCTCTTCCTCGGTGACTCCTAACAAGTACCTCATCAAACTGAACATACAAtaaaaaagtatcatttaaaTTCCTTCTAATAATATGTAGCATTTGACATTTCGCATAAATATGGATAGGTAAGCGAAagaaaacacacacatacacgAACCCAGTGGTGAGCCCCCACcacaaagattaaaaaatttcaacatgtAGCCAACATCATACATACAGCATTGCAAGACGTGCAATTGCAACAAAGCAGGGTTGAAGAAATGCTGAACACTAGTGGTCTAACTAAGTTTTCAAGAAAACGcctttgatttaaaaaaaaaaaccctagcGGATGCCTCAAGTGTCAGATAGAATGTTGTGTAAATGCAAAAGTTCCAAGTTACCTTGGTTTTTATATCCTAGAATAAATGTGCATTTGTGCACCCAAACAACTTACCTTTTCGAGGTTATAATTTCTCCCAATGTTTATGGGAAGTGATGATTGTGCTTGCGTAAATTTTAATTGTGTCATTAAGGAACATATGTTCACAAGACTTCGAATCTCGGGAATATTCTCACACACAAGATGATGCTTAACCAAAGTCAAGTCCAATAGTTTTCTTACCTACTATATCCTTTGGCATCAGGTAGCTGATAGGAATCAACATCCCCAATAGTCCCAATAATTGCCTTAGTGAGAGCATCATCATCCATCTCAAGTTCTCTCAGAAAGTTGCTTGTTCCATCATAGATATCAAGTGTCTTCAATAAATTGGGATCTCTATATGATAAGAATGAGAAGACACCTGAACAAAGACTCCCATGGTTAGGAAAATAGGAAGTAAGCGAGGCATAAGTACTACTAACAGTTGGGCTGTATCAGTTGCACCTGAGTGAGTGTCAAAATCACAAAACCCTCCATAAGCTCCACCACTGACTCGCACACGGTCCCACAGCCAtgtattgcttatgtatttTGAGATTACATATGCACTACCTTTAAGTTGATAGCCAGTCTCAAAAAGGTTTGCTGCTTTTCCTACATAGTTTACCTGTGTATAGATTTTAGTATATGGTTAAGTGAATTTTTCCAGCAGAGTACTTGTGTTTTGAGCAAATAGAGACAAACAAGCAAAaccaaaaatttattttctacCAACCTGAGTCGGTATCACAATAGCTTCATTTGTGGGAGGGAGTCTAGCATTCCAAGCCGTTGATCCAACTGGAGAGCTGCTAGGAAGCATATCAAGAAATTTACCAACATACTTCTCTGTGTTCTTAAGATTTTGTCCATCAGCCGTAAGATTTACTAGGCAGTCATTTTTTGTAAACAGCATTCTTCGTATCTCCTCAAGAGAAGAAGCTATTCCAGGCCAGTCGTCATCAACTTTACTTTCAAGAGCTCGTAAAAATTCCAGGTAACTGCAATCAAAATACGTAATCCATGATTGGGGCCAAAGAAACTAGGGGAAATGGCAGTGTTGGAGTATGAAGGCTTTTATTTTACAGCTTCAAAACAAAATAGGACATCTGGCAGAAGCGCCATGCCAACAGAAATAACCCAATAAAAAGTACTCATAGATATTATAACTGAAAATTATTGTGAAAATAGCAAATGGCAAAACAAACTTCTCTATCATATTTTGAAAGTATATTCCTGCGATAGTGAGTGCAAATTCTCTATCATATTTTGAAAgtaaaaacattttcaaattCCTGAAACTGCAAAACATAGGTTAGAGTTAGACTCCTGATGACCAACCTGACACCACCCATTTGCTCAGAGATCCAACCAGCAACATTGAGCTTTCCATCCATTCTTGCAGCTGCAATGCCATGTCCACTGCCTCTTAATCGGTTCTGAAAAATGTAGTCAACAGTTAGCAATGTATTAAggttaaaaaatataatactcttATCTCACTAGATTTGAAAAATACCTCCATTCTTGCTTTGCTTTGGGAAACAAACTGCTTAAAACGCTTTTGGTCTGTTAATTCAACATCTTGCATAACACGGTTGACCTATGATTAACAAATTCACAACTTCATTAATCATCTCCAGCAGTTCAAGAAAAGGACAGTGCTGAGAAACCCAATACTAACTTTTCAATTTGAAGAATTATTTTCCTCCTAATAATGTGAAATAGGATCTAAACATATTGAAAGTCAAACTAAGACAAGTTACAAGCAGcctattttttctttctgaTTCTCATTCAAATAATAAACAACCTTGCTAACAACTTGATTAGTGACGTTCATGAGGATAATCAATTCACATGCTACATCAGTTATGAATAACTCATCAAAGAACAATTATGAGTATTTTACCAAATTAAACAAATCTTCAGCACGATCAGACATGGCTTTGCCTCGGACAATTATATGGCTGCATGGGTCCTCTTTCCCTCGGACTGATGACGTGAAAGGATATACAGATATCCCACCAGTTTTTCTTCCAATCAACtggttcagctgtacgaagtcCAAGTCTTTGGTACCCATTTCTAGCAAAGATTGGCTGTTGACataacaaattaatttaatgcAGACAGAGTTGCCGCAAGACTATTAATCAATTGACATCATCAATTTTACAACTGGGACATTtaaatatcatgaaactttaaACATCGAATACACAACTATATTTTGTAACAGGAGGTTGGCAGACCAATGTAGTGTAGTAGTGGTGGATAtagaaatagttgctatttttaaaggacAGAGGGAACAATATTTACCAGGTATTAATCTGACTTTAGAATTTGTAGAATTCAAATCTAGTGTCAGAGACTAAGGTATGTATTCTTATATTTGATCTGATGGAATATGATTTTTCCTCAGTCATATCTTCAATATACTAAAACAAGACAGCTTGCAGTTTATGACATTCAGCTCTCATGACTAGAACCATTaagttaaaaaagaaaagagtactGGTTTCTGTCTCACCAGAATAATGGTACCAATGGAAGAAGCTCTTGCTTCAATGCACTCATATTGAATACAAGTTCAGGATATAGAACATCATTTGTGAAAAGGTCATGCTGCAACACCTTTACCCCATTGATATCACCCACCTATATAAGAATCTTATAGTAAGATTTAAGAAGAATTGGATAGTTATTTTTATAGAGTTACACTTTACAGCATCTCATCACCTCGGTAGGAATTTGTATAGGCTTTTTAGGAATATCTTTTAAAGAGAGGCTCGGTACACATTTCAGAGCTTCTGGTGGATCAGGAGTCTCCTGTTTCAACTTAAGTTCATGAGTAGCACGAGCTAGTTCAGCAAGATCCTCTTCGGTCATTCTAGCTTTCACCTTTTCCAGATTTTCTTTTTCAGCTGCTTCATCACGCGAAGCCATCTCTGGATCAGGCTGCCAATGACAGTGAGTTAGTATTTCAAAAGTGTCAATTTTGCCAACATCAAAAGTAGCACCATCTACCTGCATTTCAATAGTTACACGATGTGGGTTATTCAAAATGAATTTTTCTATTAAGGGAGCAAATATTGCTTTTGAGCCTTCCTCGGCTATTCTAACTTTCAATGCCTGTAAAGGTTCTTGATACTTTAATGGCACAAACGGATCCATGTCATAAATCCACTTCCCCTGtcagataaaaaaaacttataagaCTATTTCCAACTTGAAGGATGAAGAATAATAATAGAAAACAAATTCCTACTTACCATGGAGCGAAGCATGAGCGCTAGGCCACGAGGAAATGATCCAGTATTGTTTTCTCTTAAAGAGAACTCAATTGTATTCATAGATGCTTCCACAGCTTCAGAAGGGAAGCCTTCATCTGCCAGCTTTCTTAGTGTATTCAAGATTAATTCTTCTACTTTATGAATGTCATCTTCTGATACACCTTTCAGCCCAAGACTAAACTGAGGCTGAAGAAGCTCATCTTCAATACCCCCACCAACAATTGCATCCCCAAGACCACTCTCTAGCAGGATTTTTCTCAAAGGAGAAGCAGGAGTTCCGGTCATTAAATGGTCCAAAAATCCCAGGGCTAGCTCTGTTTCTAAGTCTAGAGGCTTTTCTGAGAGGAGCCAATTAAGGCACACCATGTGCTTCTTTTTCATGTCATCCCCATCAGTAGCAGGATATTTCTCAACAATTCTAACCGGTTCGGCAAACAGTTTCTGATAGTTCACTTTTGATTCCTCGGGAGCTGAGTTCGCTTCAAAGATATCTAGATATTCTGCAAAAGTATGGGGAAAAAAGACGAGGCGCAATAAGTTTTACGCAAGGTTTCCATAAACGATTAAATAGAGAAACACCAATAATCACACAGAATGATAATTGCATACCGCTTAAAATGCGTAGCCTTTCATTTGCATCATCATCTCCATAAAACCATATCCTGGCATTGCTAGGATGATAGTATTTACGGTGGAACTCCTGTACTAGTCAACACAATAACAAAGAAACCCTTTGGATTAGAGCAAATAAGTATTAGGAAATCATATTTGTTCTGTAGCCAGAAAAATTCATAATGAAAGTTGATGGTGCATTACAATAACATGCATAATACTAAATGACTGAGTACCAGTAGAATTTCCATAAATAAGTGCACAGTTAACATCAATAAACAAGCATTGGGTAACGACTAAGGCCCACGTAAACTACATCAATTTCAACCTAAAGTCCTAAACAGATTATgatgtaaaaaaaattcttgaGATTATCAAGTCAAAATATTCCAAATGTGAAAGGATAACTGTAGAGACTCCGGAATTTAACAGAAGAAAATCAAGATCTGATGCATACATACATTTCATAAACAATCCTACAACAGAAAGATAGGAGAGCAAAGACTGGTTACTTTCAACAACATATTACTTCCAGTCatttattattccatatttgAAACACAATGTAGCCTGGAAATCGTATCTCATACGGAAGGCTTGCAGTTGTACTAAAATACAAGTATATACATAGGCATCAAAACTATTATTATATGTCAAACTGGTGGGAAACCGACCTTGAATTCCTCAAAAGTTAAATTAGGAATAACTTGTGGATCACCGCCACTATCAACACCATATGTATTATCAGGAAAAAGGGCCTGTAGAAAAACAATCAAGTTAAAAAAACCCATCAATACTAATATCAGTATCAAACAACtgcttttaattaatttatcaatGAGTATATGACACATAAGCTGAATTGACAATATGGTCCAAAAACTTTCACTAAAATAAATTCACGGACAATTGAATCCCCGATCTTGGGAAGTTTACCTGTTGGGAAGCTCGGCCTAGTATGCTATCCGGCTGAGAATAGACACCTTTCATCTCATTGAAAACAACACCTGGAATATACCATTATCAAATAACAAAAATCAGGATACCATGGATCTTTATCCTATATATGAATGATCATACAAGGAACATTGTACTTAAAACAGTATTAGAGGATAGTTAACTGTTAGAAGTAAACACTGACCTTTATAAGTGATGTCCTCTGAAGGGTCATTCAGTTCATAATGCCAACCTTCTTGTTGAAATGTTTTAACATCTTCAACACATTTGGGGAAAAAGACTGCATCTAGGTACACATCTACTAAGTTATAGAAATCCTGCACGCAAATAAGAACCATATGTTCGTTTTTATAGGCCTTTGAGTTTGAGGAAATTATTGTGTGTCTTAAAAGGATAAAGGGATCAAACCTTTGTATTTGTGGAAGCAACAGGGTAGCAAGTCCTATCAGGATATGTGAAAGCGTTCAGAAATGTATGCAAGCTCCCTTTTAACAACTCAACAAAAGGCTCTTTCAAAGGATACTTTCTCGAACCACATAGCACACTGTGCTCTAGAATGTGAGGAATTCCCGTCGAATCTTTTCTGCATCAACAAATTGACAAGTACATACCTAATTCAGTGATCCTTATTCATTCCGAAGATAAATGGAAAATTAGTTTGGTGAGAAGATATAATCTAAAAGACTGCTTGCTAAAGTATTTCCCAATAGTTTCCCTTTATTATGAGGTGGAAGGAAGATGAAATGTTAATAGAAGTAAAACAGTACAAGGGGAATAGTCAGTCCCAAACTAATGAGAGCGTCATATTAATTATGCAGCTCCAGTATCTAGCTAACTCTGGACCAAAAGAGAATAATAAGACCCTCAAACTTTTGATGATTAAAAAAGCACCAAGCCACCAAATCACACATCCTCCAACATTTCTTCATTAACCTCAAAAATTGTTCTATTTCTTTATAACCAAATCCACCTACACATGCTTTTAAGTAAACCCAACAACACCTGGTCCTccttttttattaatgaagtCCTCAAGATTTGATAAAACGGACAATCATTGGGTGTAACTAACTGTATCAGAATTCTGCATTTGTTGCCTTCATCATGGAAGTGTCCCATTGAGTTTTACAAGTATCTTTCCTGTTCATTCTAATGAACCAGTACCATTCAGTAGCAACCATAAAAGATCAGTGTGCAATATCAGATTCCAGAACTCTTCTATGTTCAATCCACATACAGATGTACTTATCTGAACTTTAACCAATATTATATGCAAAAGTTATTCTGCTCATTTTTCGTCCATTTCCAGTTCGGTACATGTAACTAAGTAAGAGCTCTCACACACAGTCCAAAGTACTACTTTTGTAGAggactgaaaaataaaataattggaaacTTCCTATAACGCATgatatatggagtagtataaatTAACAACGTTGAATTGAACAATCACTCGGCAGGGATGAGATATCAAAGTCATAATCGCATGTATTGAAGGCTTACGGAGGAGTGCGGAAAACAATGCCGAATACTTTGTTCTCGTCGTCATTGGAAACTGACATGATCTCAGCGCCAGTCTTCTTGTGCTTATACAGCACAGCTTTAGATTTACACTCGTCAATAAATTCCTCCGTTACTttctcaaagccgagcttctcCGCCACTTCATCGTCCGCTCCCAAAGTATCTGCAAAAATTGAACAAAAAAATCAGCTAGAACATCAAAGTTCCTTTAGATTTCACGGATTAATCGCTCAGTTACCAGACGAAGGCTGGGCGGACGAGGTAGAAACGGCGCGGACGGAGAGGGGGCAGAACTGTCCTTTCAGGTGAAGAGAAGGACGGCAAGCCGGTGAGATGAGACCGATGTGCCGTCCTAGAAGGGAGGCGCGGCGGGAGGCGGGGAGCAGACGGTGTCGTCTGGGAAGGCGCGCGAGGCGGTGAGCGGAGCGGGAGAATAATCTGGTTGAGGCGAGCACGGTGGAGGCGGGGGATGAGGAGGAGAATGAGCGGAGGAGCACCGCTCGGTCCATTGAAGGTATGAGAAAAGGGGGAAAACGGCGGAGAATTGAGATGCTGAGAGAGCTCAAATAAGATGAGAAGAAATGAAATGTTTTATCTACTGTGTTGTGTGTTGTGTAAATTATGGAGAAAATGATAAATATCGGAAATTTGACTTGCTTTCTTGGGCAATAAGAattaagaaatgtgaaattcTACTACTTTTATTTAGAACATCTCCAGTGGTTGTccgtcccactcggacatccactagtacttcccaaaaatacctcatgccacatcactagacttcccatcccactgccacgtcagtaggacttcccctgcacaattCGCCATttccatcgcccttcccactaggatttcccgcaataaaataaatcacaaattcacaaattattatgcaatttacgtttacggaaataaaaatttcaacacgaatacgaacggaaaaatttaacaacttcattaaagagagatgtagagagagaaacttgttaacacaagtggtgcgaatgaaatgaagttcaacgagccgtatatatatagttttaaaaaaaattcaaaaatcaaaaatacCGGACGACGGTCCGGACGTCCTACCCCCAcccccacaatggcgcccgtccactcggacggactaaaatggaaaaccggaactcctattcgcggacggactaaaatggaaaaccggaactcctattcgcggacggactaaaatggaaaaccggaactcctattcgcggacagaggcaatactagttttatatattagttttataataaaatgtgagttggaatgagttagtggaatatgaggtccactaccaaaaattatatattagtgaaatgggacaaactttggggGACGGACAGAAATGggaaaatgagacaaacttttaGGGACAATGATAGTAATTATgtaaggaaaataaaaaaaatctcatatCCTATCTATTCTCTTAGCCATCAAAACAAGACCAATTTTGAATgggcacgtgttttaagaaatatagtaaaagtaagTGAAAATGCTAGTGGAAGGTGAGTAAGAGTGTCCAACAATAAGGTGGACACTCTGGTGGCAAAGCCACTATTTTTTTGTCTACGAACACAAAAACTTGTCCAACCCAATAGTGGACACACTCAAGCCACAaacacattattttatcaattgttggCATATTTTAATCCagttagaataaaaattatcgaactataataattagaaagaaaaaaacataatttaatttttaaaaataaaacacataatttattCCCACACAATTTTGTgtttaaaaaaacttaaaacacaTAAATTAATGTACTCTCGTTCTCTCAAATCTGCTCGAGTGTTGTTGTCTTGTCTACTTGTTATGCTCATTTATTTACTTAAGTTCTTTATTATTTATCGTAAATCATACTCCAAATCCGATATGTCTTCTTCTCACGGTGAGGGTGTTTCAAGAAAGCTCGGATCTAAAAGATATACAAGTAAGAATTTATGATTTCCTTGGGTTAATCATATGTGATTTATGCTTGGATCTATGTCTATACACACCTTTATGTTTTGTGTCTCCCTCATGTTCAAAACACGTGCATAGATAAgatcaaaataaatacaaaGATATGCGATCATGCACGGAGGAGGCAAGGGAGGGATGAGGAGGAGAATGAGAAAGGGGGAAAACGGTGGTGGAGAACTGAAAATGCTGAGAGATCAAATATATGATGAGAAGAAATGAAATGATATACTCTATCTAATGTGTTAActgttcatttttattttatgtaaaagCCCTTACCAACGTGCTAAATTatacaaatatattttttaaatgataTTTATAAGGCATACCATCTACGAATGATTTTTTCTATATCTCTGATTGGTTCTCATATAATGCGATTTAATATTTCCTAATTGATAAAAGACATCAATAACCAAAAAGTTTGTACATGTCCaacaaaattaaagaaatatgtGCAAAGAGACGAAATGATTTGAGAATGCACTCATGTTATTGACCCAGGAAAGGAAAAATTTGTAGTGAGTTTGTGAtataaatttgatatatttaaaatgaatttgtgttttaaatactttatactcctataaaactaaataaaaatatcagtTTAACTAAATATGTTTTATTGTACTTATATAAAGTACAAAAATGAAACTTACATAAAGTGTAAAAATCAATCGGGTATTGGGTATTTTGGGTAATACCCAACATTTGAGACATCCTGAATTTGATTACCTGATCTCATACTCGATACCAATTATTGCGGGCATTGGGTACCCACTACCCAATGGGTGTCGGGATCAGGTATATACCCGATATCCATAAGGGTACATAGCATAAGACTAATTTAAGCTTGTGCTTATAAAATAatacatttcaaaattttaatgataaataaaaaaatatacatattgaATGACTAAGTATTAATATCTTTTCAGGCGATATATAGAAATTGTGTTCTGTTACATTAGTGCAGCTGTGCAGGTGCCCGTGGACGGGAATGCAATGCGATGCAATAACATGAATGGTGAATTGTAAGGGCATCTCCAGTGACTTTCGCCCAATAATAGCCCAgacacaaactcctcctgccacatcatcagcactaaaaatcctcctgtcatatcatcaggacaagcaaatggCCCAGCAATAGCTTAGCCACATtacccctaattatataaaacaaataattgacaatcacacaaaatacggaattaaatgtacgacacagatacgggaaaatttaataatattatttaaattaaaaaaagtacaataaaagaatacattaatttaaaaaaaattacattaaaaatacattaattttaaaaaaatacattatttaaaaaaaacacgacatccgcctcactcctcgtctccgtctcTCCCCTCGCCACCgtcaccgtcgtcgccgcctccgtaTCCGCCGAACCCCCCTGTGCCCCCCGGtcttcaaatcgtcacgcatgctcacgagcattgcgtaaagaaaactcttctcctcggggtccgtcgccgtccgccattcggctaacgtcttggCCATCTGAGCGCGCATTTGTTGatgcgcgaagaatttgagatcctctgtcgactggccaaggggggatgccgactgtacctcctgggaccccccgACGCCCCCCGGCTCCCGTTGcacccgcctttgaccaaccgggcgagtttgGCGAGCGAACGATGGCAGGACGGGAGCTCCTCcgcatcctcggggaggtcgtgggaactgccgctgctgccgctttaatcaccggtatagttcagtcgttgcttcttcggccagccagcgtcgacacctgcccggaacttctcggagtcgttcagcacctcgtagcagttccagtaggtgaactccttatacaacccgggctgggggaaggctttctccgctatcctcctgcaatcatcctccgtttggccactgctctgcatccGGAGGGCGTTGGTTTACAAGCCCGAAAATAGGGAGACCccaaccctgattcggtcccaccccttccggcactcctccccggtgcgcggCCTCCCCTCTGGGCAAAATCTCATGTAGGCTGCACCAATTttggcccacatgttgacgatcctctgattgttcgaagtcaGAGGATCAtcacagacactcacccacgccttggaaagcgcgacgttctccgcctccgtccacttcctccgcaCTGAGGGGTCGTCCtcaaccggctgcgacgactggCCGACCCTCTTatccttccccttgcccttcttctttgcggGCCCCCGACCCCGCCATactcccccgtttgaacgggagtttccggaacaccgagaagatcaaaccccaactcctctaaggagaaagtctcatattgtgtgaactgcgcctccgttggggtcgatgtgtgtgaagaatcagtcgaaaaatcaaaattggggcgatagacgttttccCCCCCcgcggcgtcccctgcgtcgccagTACCCcgcggcgtcccctgcgtcgccggtacccctcccggcatcatctgcatcccgggaccccaccccggcatcatctgcatcctgGGTGTCCACCCCGGCATAGCCGGTAAACCCCGCGGCATACTCCCCCCgggtgccatcccgggcatcatctgctgccaagggtacatgttgtagtactcgggcatcggaccccatccacctcccacgggtaccgggggagtttgagacccgctcgttactgaagtaccttcgttgttgttttCTATTTcacgttattgatcttgtacaga
This window contains:
- the LOC121758770 gene encoding presequence protease 1, chloroplastic/mitochondrial-like, with product MDRAVLLRSFSSSSPASTVLASTRLFSRSAHRLARLPRRHRLLPASRRASLLGRHIGLISPACRPSLHLKGQFCPLSVRAVSTSSAQPSSDTLGADDEVAEKLGFEKVTEEFIDECKSKAVLYKHKKTGAEIMSVSNDDENKVFGIVFRTPPKDSTGIPHILEHSVLCGSRKYPLKEPFVELLKGSLHTFLNAFTYPDRTCYPVASTNTKDFYNLVDVYLDAVFFPKCVEDVKTFQQEGWHYELNDPSEDITYKGVVFNEMKGVYSQPDSILGRASQQALFPDNTYGVDSGGDPQVIPNLTFEEFKEFHRKYYHPSNARIWFYGDDDANERLRILSEYLDIFEANSAPEESKVNYQKLFAEPVRIVEKYPATDGDDMKKKHMVCLNWLLSEKPLDLETELALGFLDHLMTGTPASPLRKILLESGLGDAIVGGGIEDELLQPQFSLGLKGVSEDDIHKVEELILNTLRKLADEGFPSEAVEASMNTIEFSLRENNTGSFPRGLALMLRSMGKWIYDMDPFVPLKYQEPLQALKVRIAEEGSKAIFAPLIEKFILNNPHRVTIEMQPDPEMASRDEAAEKENLEKVKARMTEEDLAELARATHELKLKQETPDPPEALKCVPSLSLKDIPKKPIQIPTEVGDINGVKVLQHDLFTNDVLYPELVFNMSALKQELLPLVPLFCQSLLEMGTKDLDFVQLNQLIGRKTGGISVYPFTSSVRGKEDPCSHIIVRGKAMSDRAEDLFNLVNRVMQDVELTDQKRFKQFVSQSKARMENRLRGSGHGIAAARMDGKLNVAGWISEQMGGVSYLEFLRALESKVDDDWPGIASSLEEIRRMLFTKNDCLVNLTADGQNLKNTEKYVGKFLDMLPSSSPVGSTAWNARLPPTNEAIVIPTQVNYVGKAANLFETGYQLKGSAYVISKYISNTWLWDRVRVSGGAYGGFCDFDTHSGVFSFLSYRDPNLLKTLDIYDGTSNFLRELEMDDDALTKAIIGTIGDVDSYQLPDAKGYSSLMRYLLGVTEEERQIRREEILSTRLNDFKEFADVIEAVKDKGVSVAVASSDDVDAAHKTCPDFFQVKKAL